Proteins from one Bacteroidales bacterium genomic window:
- a CDS encoding N-acetyltransferase produces the protein MSVEIKEVITKKDIKQFVNFQFELYKNAEYWVPPLKADEIKSLLPKYNPAFNFCKAKFWLAYKDNKCMGRIGGIINEKDIEKTNEKVARFSRIEFVDDFEISAKLLEAVEKWAKEQGMTAIHGPLGFTNLDHQAILIEGFDYLPSVASEYHFPYYKEHIEKAGYEKEIDWLEFRLTMPKEIPEKAIKLCETIKKRYNLTSKTFLSSKDLMLYANDMFELLNKAFEELFSVVAFDEKMVEYYKKKYMKMLNPKFVKIVFDADYKVVGFIIGVPSLSKAMQKAKGKLFPFGFYHIMKALKNPKEIDLFLTAVNPQMQGMGVPSIIISELMQTILEHGITHVETTGMIETNQKAIQHWKIYEHVQHKRKRCFKKSL, from the coding sequence ATGAGCGTTGAAATAAAAGAAGTTATTACTAAAAAAGATATAAAGCAATTTGTAAATTTTCAGTTTGAATTATATAAAAATGCAGAATATTGGGTGCCGCCTTTAAAAGCCGACGAAATAAAATCATTGTTACCGAAGTACAATCCTGCTTTTAATTTCTGTAAAGCAAAATTCTGGCTGGCATATAAAGACAATAAATGCATGGGAAGAATCGGCGGAATTATAAATGAAAAAGATATTGAGAAAACAAATGAAAAGGTTGCACGTTTCTCAAGAATAGAATTTGTTGATGATTTTGAGATTTCAGCAAAACTTCTCGAAGCTGTCGAAAAATGGGCAAAAGAACAAGGCATGACTGCAATTCATGGACCACTCGGTTTCACCAACCTCGACCATCAGGCAATTCTTATTGAAGGATTCGATTATCTTCCTTCTGTTGCTTCTGAATATCATTTCCCGTATTATAAAGAACATATTGAAAAAGCAGGATATGAAAAAGAAATTGACTGGCTCGAATTTCGTCTTACAATGCCGAAAGAAATACCCGAAAAAGCAATTAAACTATGTGAAACAATAAAGAAAAGATATAATCTTACTTCTAAAACATTTTTGTCTTCCAAGGATTTGATGCTTTATGCAAACGATATGTTCGAGTTGCTTAATAAAGCATTTGAAGAACTATTCAGCGTTGTTGCTTTTGATGAGAAAATGGTGGAATATTATAAAAAGAAATACATGAAAATGCTGAATCCTAAATTTGTTAAGATTGTATTTGATGCAGATTATAAAGTTGTGGGATTTATTATCGGTGTGCCTTCTTTATCCAAAGCAATGCAAAAAGCAAAAGGAAAATTATTTCCATTCGGATTTTATCACATCATGAAAGCATTGAAAAATCCCAAGGAAATAGATTTGTTTCTTACTGCCGTTAACCCGCAGATGCAGGGAATGGGAGTTCCTTCTATCATTATTTCCGAACTCATGCAAACAATTCTTGAACATGGCATCACTCACGTTGAAACTACCGGTATGATAGAAACCAACCAGAAAGCCATTCAGCACTGGAAAATATATGAGCATGTTCAACATAAAAGAAAAAGATGCTTTAAAAAGAGTTTGTAG